One stretch of Amycolatopsis sp. NBC_00345 DNA includes these proteins:
- a CDS encoding MCE family protein, producing the protein MRTPFRHRDPARLAGGGIALLLVTLAVTIGLPQLVFYGRTAEYSAELANAAGLRADDQVLIAGVPAGRVAAITLAGDRVRIGFRLDRDQPLGTATTAAVKIQTVLGKRYLDVHPAGGPPLAPGGTIPLARTSVPYLLDDLGRSAAATTQGLDLGGLRTMITTLQANAPDARLAGEALQGVGAATAVFDKYSRQLQDLLAGAKAVTGTLAGQQDSLVRLLGDTDLITSALVRRKNTLNTLISQVSATSGSIRSFLDTNRPLLDPLLDRLDRALRVLADNRAQLDRTVEELAPTGRYLANATGNGPWLDTLGPAGPVPDNVLCLAGLVKGCK; encoded by the coding sequence ATGAGGACGCCGTTCCGGCACCGGGACCCGGCCCGCCTGGCCGGGGGCGGGATCGCGCTGCTGCTGGTCACGCTGGCGGTCACCATCGGCCTGCCGCAGCTCGTCTTCTACGGGCGCACGGCCGAGTACTCCGCCGAGCTGGCCAACGCCGCCGGGCTCCGCGCCGACGACCAGGTGCTGATCGCCGGGGTGCCCGCGGGCCGGGTCGCCGCGATCACCCTGGCGGGCGACCGGGTGCGGATCGGCTTCCGGCTCGACCGGGACCAGCCGCTCGGCACGGCCACGACGGCGGCGGTGAAGATCCAGACCGTGCTCGGCAAGCGGTACCTCGACGTCCACCCGGCCGGCGGGCCGCCGCTGGCGCCGGGCGGCACCATCCCGCTCGCCCGGACCTCGGTGCCGTACTTGCTCGACGACCTCGGCCGGTCCGCCGCCGCGACCACCCAGGGGCTGGACCTCGGCGGCCTGCGCACGATGATCACCACCCTGCAGGCCAACGCGCCCGACGCCCGGCTCGCAGGGGAGGCGCTGCAGGGCGTCGGCGCGGCCACCGCGGTGTTCGACAAGTACAGCCGGCAGCTCCAGGACCTCCTGGCCGGCGCCAAGGCGGTCACCGGCACCCTGGCGGGCCAGCAGGACAGCCTGGTCCGGCTGCTCGGCGACACCGACCTGATCACCAGCGCGCTGGTCCGGCGCAAGAACACGCTGAACACGCTCATCAGCCAGGTTTCGGCCACGAGCGGCAGCATCCGGTCCTTCCTGGACACCAACCGGCCGCTGCTCGACCCGCTCCTGGACCGGCTCGACCGCGCACTGCGCGTCCTCGCCGACAACCGCGCGCAGCTGGACCGGACCGTCGAAGAACTCGCGCCGACCGGCCGGTACCTGGCGAACGCCACGGGCAACGGCCCGTGGCTCGACACCCTCGGCCCCGCCGGCCCGGTGCCCGACAACGTGCTGTGCCTGGCCGGCCTGGTGAAGGGGTGCAAATGA
- a CDS encoding MlaD family protein produces MNRRLPWVQLAVFVVIGGFCSAYLAVTAVGPAQFRAATSVTVEMPDAGGLSPGAPVTYHGVRAGSVDAVRLREDGLGADVRISIDGKLRVPASATVAVTQDTAVALKHLDLRPADDRGPYLADGGVIRAGQVVRALPLETLLANLVKVTGSVDPGDLTTIADELSAGLAGTAPQAESLIDRGEQITTELGRMRPTVTTLLTGAGSFLGQGTGDRLPALVSSLGHLTAELRGLEPKATPLLEKAPALLDQLVPLLRDNQQGVSVLLANLVSPLQLVASRTDALGELLTAVPQGLSDLAKAGRGDHAVLTLVLAQGGLCYYPAQRRTPTDTAPRDPGLDYGCTGGQTGGFGVRGAANAPRPDPGPAGPPPAAGTGSWPTLYSQGAR; encoded by the coding sequence GTGAACCGGCGGCTGCCCTGGGTGCAGCTGGCGGTCTTCGTCGTGATCGGCGGGTTCTGCTCCGCCTACCTCGCGGTCACCGCGGTGGGGCCCGCGCAGTTCCGGGCCGCCACCTCGGTGACCGTGGAGATGCCCGACGCCGGCGGTCTCTCGCCGGGCGCGCCGGTGACCTACCACGGGGTGCGCGCGGGATCCGTCGACGCGGTGCGGCTGCGCGAAGACGGCCTCGGCGCGGACGTGCGGATCAGCATCGACGGGAAGCTGCGGGTCCCGGCCAGCGCCACCGTCGCCGTCACGCAGGACACCGCCGTCGCGCTCAAGCATCTCGACCTGCGCCCGGCCGACGACCGCGGCCCCTACCTCGCCGACGGCGGGGTGATCCGGGCCGGGCAGGTCGTCCGGGCGCTGCCGCTGGAAACCTTGCTGGCCAACCTGGTCAAGGTGACCGGCAGCGTGGACCCCGGAGACCTCACCACGATCGCCGACGAACTGTCGGCCGGCCTCGCCGGCACCGCGCCGCAAGCGGAGTCCCTGATCGACCGGGGCGAGCAGATCACCACCGAGCTGGGCCGGATGCGGCCGACCGTCACCACGCTGCTGACCGGGGCCGGCTCCTTCCTGGGCCAGGGCACGGGCGACCGCCTGCCCGCGCTGGTGAGCTCGCTCGGCCACCTGACGGCGGAACTCCGCGGCCTCGAACCGAAAGCGACGCCGCTGCTGGAAAAGGCCCCGGCCCTGCTCGACCAGCTCGTCCCGCTGCTGCGGGACAACCAGCAGGGCGTGAGCGTGCTGCTCGCGAACCTCGTGTCGCCTCTGCAACTGGTGGCGAGCCGGACCGACGCGCTCGGCGAGCTGCTCACGGCCGTGCCCCAGGGGCTCTCGGACCTGGCGAAGGCGGGACGGGGCGACCACGCGGTGCTCACCCTGGTACTGGCCCAGGGCGGGCTCTGTTACTACCCGGCGCAGCGGCGCACGCCGACCGACACCGCCCCGCGTGATCCCGGGCTGGACTACGGGTGCACCGGCGGCCAGACCGGCGGCTTCGGCGTCCGGGGCGCCGCGAACGCACCCCGCCCGGACCCCGGGCCGGCCGGACCCCCGCCCGCCGCGGGCACCGGCTCGTGGCCAACCCTCTATTCCCAAGGAGCGCGATGA
- a CDS encoding MCE family protein, with product MSAAAKVVSLFCVCGLLVAGGFLLLRPAPQTTVVAEFTQAEGIYPGSKVSVLGVPVGSVGAVEPDGAGVRVTLSLPAGTGVPADAQAWVMSPAVISDRYVELTPAYTHGARMPDGGVIPAGRTHSPVNWDQLMSSLNTLLTTFAPGTADQGAPLGELLHSTARLLAGHGQEFKDAVTRIDQSSGFAAGQLPDVAGLLDTLGGLVSTLDKNKSAVDSVTASVNLAADEFGRQQDAVASAIGDLSVAMDDLAKLLKDHGATLTEDVTLAGTLAGDLARRQQQLAEILDTFPLAGQNLGNAISPDGRLRVRLDFSTNLSQFEAGRALCEKFPIPLCSGAGLVNPIAFPPDAGDPLGLPVSKGAK from the coding sequence ATGAGCGCGGCGGCGAAAGTGGTGAGCCTCTTCTGCGTGTGCGGCCTGCTGGTGGCCGGCGGCTTCCTGCTGCTCCGGCCGGCGCCGCAGACGACGGTCGTCGCCGAGTTCACGCAGGCCGAGGGCATCTACCCGGGCAGCAAGGTCAGTGTGCTCGGGGTGCCGGTGGGCAGCGTCGGCGCGGTCGAGCCGGACGGCGCCGGGGTCCGGGTCACCCTGTCCCTGCCGGCGGGCACCGGCGTGCCCGCGGACGCGCAGGCCTGGGTCATGTCGCCGGCGGTGATCAGCGACCGGTACGTCGAGCTGACCCCGGCCTACACCCACGGCGCGCGGATGCCGGACGGCGGCGTGATCCCGGCCGGGCGGACGCATTCGCCGGTGAACTGGGACCAGCTGATGAGCTCGCTGAACACCCTGCTCACCACGTTCGCCCCCGGCACCGCGGACCAGGGCGCGCCGCTGGGCGAGCTGCTGCACTCGACCGCGCGGCTGCTGGCCGGGCACGGGCAGGAGTTCAAGGACGCGGTCACCCGGATCGACCAGAGCAGCGGGTTCGCCGCCGGGCAGCTGCCGGACGTGGCGGGCCTGCTGGACACCCTCGGCGGGCTGGTGTCCACACTGGACAAGAACAAGTCCGCTGTGGACTCGGTGACCGCGTCGGTGAACCTGGCGGCGGACGAGTTCGGGCGGCAGCAGGACGCCGTCGCGTCGGCGATCGGCGACCTCTCCGTGGCGATGGACGATCTCGCGAAACTGCTGAAGGACCACGGGGCGACCCTGACCGAGGACGTCACGCTGGCCGGCACGCTCGCCGGCGACCTGGCGCGGCGGCAGCAGCAGCTCGCGGAGATCCTCGACACCTTCCCCCTGGCCGGGCAGAACCTCGGCAACGCGATCTCACCCGACGGACGGCTCCGCGTCCGGCTGGACTTCTCCACCAACCTCAGCCAGTTCGAGGCCGGGCGGGCGCTGTGCGAAAAGTTCCCGATCCCGCTGTGCTCGGGCGCCGGGCTGGTCAACCCGATCGCCTTCCCGCCGGACGCGGGCGATCCGCTCGGCCTGCCGGTCTCGAAGGGCGCGAAATGA
- a CDS encoding MCE family protein: MRKIAYCAAVTLVATTVGGCGVSLQNLDLGRDVDGPSYELSAVFTDASGLPVGGQVKLGPAEVGRVVAMRSEDFTAHVTLRLRQDVRLADGTRAELKLSTALGDQYVDLQPPAEAGAGFLAPGGTIPVADTTRGPDVETTLATLGTVLDNSGFEHARTIVTELNTVLSGREGKVRDLLSRADGILGTLEDRSADFTRALGSIDRLSKLAADNKAVLDQAFGQITPAIEMLRGEQGSLDALLAGLTPLAKSANDTLGRAEDTVAGMTRDLGPVLDALNGFSGHLGDTLGKLKTVTGLLENAVPGDYLDMRLTLDVPGSLVSLFSPATVSALGSGVTGDLSGLFLGGTR; encoded by the coding sequence ATGAGGAAGATCGCCTACTGCGCGGCGGTGACGCTGGTGGCCACCACGGTCGGCGGCTGCGGGGTGAGCCTGCAGAACCTCGACCTGGGCCGGGATGTCGACGGGCCCTCCTACGAGCTGAGCGCGGTGTTCACGGACGCCTCCGGGCTGCCGGTCGGCGGGCAGGTCAAGCTGGGCCCGGCGGAGGTGGGCCGGGTCGTCGCGATGCGGTCGGAGGACTTCACGGCGCACGTGACGCTGCGGCTGCGCCAGGACGTGCGGCTGGCCGACGGCACCCGCGCCGAGCTGAAGCTGAGCACGGCGCTGGGCGACCAGTACGTCGACCTGCAGCCGCCGGCCGAGGCGGGGGCGGGGTTCCTGGCCCCGGGCGGAACCATCCCGGTCGCCGACACCACGCGCGGGCCGGACGTAGAAACCACGCTGGCCACGCTCGGCACGGTGCTCGACAACAGTGGTTTCGAGCATGCCAGGACGATCGTGACCGAGCTGAACACCGTGCTGTCCGGCCGCGAGGGGAAGGTCCGGGACCTGCTCTCGCGGGCCGACGGCATCCTCGGCACGCTCGAGGACCGGTCGGCCGACTTCACCCGCGCCCTCGGCTCGATCGACCGGCTGAGCAAGCTCGCCGCGGACAACAAAGCCGTGCTGGACCAGGCTTTCGGGCAGATCACCCCGGCGATCGAGATGCTGCGCGGCGAGCAGGGCTCGCTCGACGCGCTGCTGGCGGGGCTGACCCCGCTGGCCAAGAGCGCGAACGACACCCTCGGCCGGGCCGAGGACACGGTCGCCGGGATGACCCGCGACCTCGGCCCGGTGCTGGACGCGCTGAACGGGTTCAGCGGCCACCTCGGCGACACGCTCGGGAAGCTCAAAACGGTGACCGGGCTGCTCGAAAACGCGGTCCCGGGGGACTACCTCGACATGCGGCTCACCCTCGACGTGCCCGGTTCGCTGGTCTCGCTGTTCAGCCCGGCGACGGTGTCGGCGCTGGGCTCCGGGGTCACCGGCGACCTCAGCGGGCTGTTCCTGGGCGGCACCCGGTGA
- a CDS encoding MCE family protein gives MRRGELIRTLVKLGAFAVVCVFCAVLVTNTLTRPLGQAATGFTALFTDAAGVRPGSDIRIAGVRVGQVDAVKARDGVAVVSFEVTDDQPVPADVTAAVRYADLLGERYIALSAGGGHAGALPPGATVPLERTKPALDLTALFNGFKPVFQLLQPAEVNQLAKEIVAVFQGEGPTINALLSKTVSLTRTFAGQDQVIGRVLANLQPVLDTMIGHEQDFKDLVSGLGALVHGLAGNRQEITDALDSGAELSATVSDLVRAAQPAAQRDIAALNEFSGALVTNQRPIAEALGDLPKALGKLDTVLGYGAWANVYFCGLGINLGPATIDLGAGPHSAVCR, from the coding sequence ATGAGGCGGGGCGAACTGATCCGGACGCTGGTCAAACTCGGCGCGTTCGCCGTGGTCTGCGTCTTCTGCGCGGTATTGGTGACGAACACGCTGACCCGGCCGCTCGGCCAGGCGGCCACCGGGTTCACCGCGCTGTTCACCGACGCGGCCGGGGTGCGGCCGGGCAGCGACATCCGGATCGCCGGCGTGCGGGTGGGCCAGGTGGACGCGGTGAAGGCCCGCGACGGCGTCGCGGTGGTGTCCTTCGAGGTGACCGACGACCAGCCCGTGCCCGCCGACGTCACCGCGGCGGTCCGGTACGCCGATCTGCTGGGGGAGCGGTACATCGCGCTGTCCGCGGGTGGCGGGCACGCCGGTGCGCTGCCGCCGGGCGCGACCGTGCCGTTGGAGCGCACGAAACCGGCACTCGACCTCACGGCGCTGTTCAACGGGTTCAAGCCCGTCTTCCAGCTGCTGCAGCCGGCGGAGGTGAACCAGCTGGCGAAGGAGATCGTCGCGGTCTTCCAGGGCGAGGGGCCCACCATCAACGCACTGCTGTCCAAAACGGTCTCGCTGACCCGGACCTTCGCCGGGCAGGACCAGGTGATCGGCCGGGTGCTGGCCAACCTGCAGCCGGTGCTCGACACGATGATCGGGCACGAGCAGGACTTCAAGGACCTGGTCAGCGGGCTCGGTGCGCTGGTGCACGGACTGGCCGGCAACCGCCAGGAGATCACCGACGCGCTGGACAGCGGCGCCGAGCTGTCCGCGACCGTCTCGGACCTCGTCCGCGCGGCCCAGCCGGCCGCGCAGCGGGACATCGCCGCCCTCAACGAGTTCTCCGGCGCGCTGGTGACGAACCAGCGCCCGATCGCCGAGGCGCTGGGCGACCTGCCGAAAGCGCTGGGCAAGCTCGACACCGTGCTCGGGTACGGGGCCTGGGCCAACGTCTACTTCTGCGGCCTGGGCATCAACCTCGGCCCGGCCACCATCGACCTCGGCGCCGGCCCGCATTCGGCGGTGTGCCGATGA